The Haloarcula laminariae genomic sequence ACCTCTTCTGTGGCGCTGGTGGCCTCTCGTGGGGGCTGGTTGAGGCGTTGAAAGACGTCGCGATGACTATCCCACAGCCGACCCGAGCTGTTCTGGAGGAGACCATCGACCTCGTCGGGGTCAACCACTGGGAGCGAGCTATCGAGACCCACGCAGCGAATCACCCGTGGGCCCGGCACTTCCACGACGATATCCAGAACGTGAATCCGCGAGCAGTCTTCGACGAGCGCGACCCTACAGTCACTATTCTCTCCGGCGGTATCGAGTGTACCCACTGGTCGACGGCCCGGGGTGGCAAGCCCGTCGACGAACAGAAACGGATGCCCGCGTGGGACTTCCTCACCTGGGTTCAGAAGCTCCGTCCTGAGCATGTTCTGGTCGAAAACGTGCCAGAGTTCCGCTCTTGGGGGCCGAGTATAGAATAAACCGGGCTATACTGCTCGCGACGACGTTCCTCAACCTCGACGATGAATCCTCCCCGCGAGCGAAGAACACTCTACCAGGTGTATGAGAACATCTGCGAGGTCTGTGGCTACGAACCCCGGTCGAAACGCCGTGTGAACGACTTCCTCGACTCCATCCGTCTGTACGGCCTGCTCGAACGAGACGAGCGGAACCTCCGTCGTGCCAGGGGCCGCTCTTACATTCACACGCTCGAGGTCTCACCGGAACTCGTCTTTGAGGGCCTGAAATACGACCAAGAAGGCGCCGAGTCGATGCTCGAGCGTTATGACCTGGTTCCAGACCCCGAGGACGCAGACCAAGCGCGATTGACTGCGTTTGTCTAACTACTGGGGTTGTCCGGTCATCGCTACGTACCCGAGCTAACCAACATTCTCGGGATATCGACTGGTTTGTTGGTTAATCTATCGAGGAGTTCACTGTGGGAGAGAGATCTCACGTCACTCGAGTTCTTGCGGGCAATCGGTTCGATTGCCGGTTTGGTATGAGGCAATCGATATCGATCTCCCACTCGTGACTCCGGATATCGGGTCGGACGAAGCGACGGCGTAAGCCGTTTTTATAGTAG encodes the following:
- a CDS encoding DNA cytosine methyltransferase; protein product: MSSDPHPEESNRTIRAVDLFCGAGGLSWGLVEALKDVAMTIPQPTRAVLEETIDLVGVNHWERAIETHAANHPWARHFHDDIQNVNPRAVFDERDPTVTILSGGIECTHWSTARGGKPVDEQKRMPAWDFLTWVQKLRPEHVLVENVPEFRSWGPSIE